A single region of the Triticum dicoccoides isolate Atlit2015 ecotype Zavitan chromosome 2B, WEW_v2.0, whole genome shotgun sequence genome encodes:
- the LOC119363532 gene encoding protein C2-DOMAIN ABA-RELATED 8-like, giving the protein MASEPVIGKLSVRVVRGHNLVIADSLTHTSDPYVVLCYGSQKVKTSIQKKNANPLWNDVLVLPVTNPTKPVKLEVFDEDKFTADDSMGVAEFNVTDIYDGAKLDLKHASDGTRIKTIYPVGTNYLGGESHVSWKNGKVVQDLILKLKNVDSGSVVLQLEWVHVPGVTLTVVVKFVLEVEQIRGTVCGYTEV; this is encoded by the exons ATGGCGTCGGAGCCGGTGATCGGGAAGCTCAGCGTCCGCGTTGTCCGAGGCCACAACCTCGTCATCGCCGACTCGCTCACCCACACCAGCGACCCCTACGTCGTCCTCTGCTACGGCTCCCAG AAGGTGAAGACTAGCATTCAGAAGAAAAATGCCAATCCCTTATGGAATGATGTATTGGTGCTCCCTGTCACAAATCCTACAAAGCCAGTGAAACTT GAGGTTTTTGATGAGGATAAATTCACAGCGGATGACAGCATGGGAGTGGCTGAGTTCAACGTAACTGATATCTATGACGGTGCAAAGCTGGATCTAAAGCATGCCTCTGACGGAACCAGGATCAAGACGATCTACCCAGTTGGCACAAACTACCTTGGCGGTGAGAGCCACGTGTCGTGGAAGAATGGCAAGGTCGTCCAAGACTTGATTCTGAAGCTGAAGAACGTTGACAGTGGCTCTGTCGTGCTACAGCTGGAATGGGTTCACGTCCCTGGTGTTACCCT TACTGTGGTTGTGAAGTTTGTGCTTGAAGTTGAACAAATAAGAGGCACCGTTTGTGGTTACACTGAGGTGTAA